The Mus musculus strain C57BL/6J chromosome 2, GRCm38.p6 C57BL/6J genome has a window encoding:
- the Gcnt7 gene encoding beta-1,3-galactosyl-O-glycosyl-glycoprotein beta-1,6-N-acetylglucosaminyltransferase 7 encodes MSQLRTTKAGLVACGMICAFIFLYLRNPGPEEAEAEAEAEPTNPAVVECGFYPDELCSALFDGKKAAPQIAQFCKPPQNSEVPARLRTPGNCSRLARGLHFITRPLSAEEGNFSLAYVIHAPRELVMFVRLLRAIYAPQNVYCIHSDENAPKKFKSAMQTFVDCFGNIFLSSKTQKVAHDNLRRLQAEIDCMRDLVHSPFQWHYVMNLCGQEFPIKTNKEIIYDIRTRWKGKNITPGVTPPANSKPKTGQGPPKPSPDENSYTAPNTIFKQSPPHNLTISSGSAHYALTRKFVEFVLTDPRAKDMLQWSKDIQSPEKHYWVTLNRLKDAPGATPDAGWEGHIRATKWRTEAGDGRKGCTDHDAQDTCVYGLGDLPGLIRLPAFFATLEPSSDPLVGVCLERRHRLRALQQAEVPPEPHWQFPQQSHFNSQPHH; translated from the exons ATGAGCCAGCTCCGGACCACAAAGGCTGGGCTGGTGGCATGTGGCATGATTTGCGCCTTCATCTTTCTTTACTTGAGAAACCCAGgtcctgaggaggctgaggctgaggctgaggctgagcccACCAACCCAGCTGTGGTGGAATGTGGCTTCTATCCAGATGAACTGTGCTCGGCTTTATTTGACGGGAAAAAGGCAGCCCCCCAAATCGCTCAattctgcaaaccccctcagaaCTCTGAAGTTCCTGCTCGCTTGCGCACACCTGGAAACTGCTCCAGGCTGGCTCGGGGGCTGCACTTCATAACCAGACCCCTGTctgcagaagaggggaacttcTCCTTGGCCTATGTTATACATGCTCCGAGGGAGCTGGTCATGTTTGTGCGGCTTCTCAGAGCGATTTATGCACCTCAGAATGTCTACTGTATCCACAGTGATGAAAATGCCCCAAAGAAGTTTAAGAGTGCCATGCAAACCTTCGTGGACTGTTTTGGAAACATCTTTCTTTCATCAAAGACACAGAAGGTGGCTCATGACAACCTCAGGAGGCTGCAGGCAGAGATTGACTGCATGAGGGACCTGGTCCACTCCCCATTTCAATGGCACTATGTCATGAATCTCTGTGGACAGGAATTCCCTatcaaaaccaacaaagaaatcATCTATGACATCAGAACCAGGTGGAAGGGTAAAAACATCACGCCTGGGGTGACCCCACCCGCAAACTCCAAACCCAAGACAGGCCAAGGCCCTCCAAAGCCCAGTCCCGATGAAAACAGCTACACAGCTCCAAATACAATTTTCaaacaaagcccaccccacaatCTAACAATTTCCTCTGGAAGTGCTCACTATGCACTTACGAGGAAGTTTGTAGAGTTCGTCCTAACTGATCCCCGTGCAAAAGACATGCTGCAGTGGTCCAAAGACATCCAAAGCCCGGAGAAGCACTACTGGGTGACCCTGAACCGACTGAAAG ACGCTCCAGGTGCCACACCAGATGCTGGATGGGAAGGACACATTCGGGCCACAAAGTGGAGAACAGAGGCAGGAGATGGTCGCAAGGGGTGCACAG ACCACGATGCCCAAGACACTTGTGTGTATGGCCTGGGAGACCTGCCTGGGCTCATCCGGCTGCCAGCTTTCTTTGCCACGCTGGAGCCCTCCTCAGACCCGCTGGTGGGAGTATGCCTAGAGAGGCGGCACCGACTCAGAGCCCTACAGCAGGCCGAGGTCCCTCCAGAGCCACACTGGCAGTTTCCCCAGCAAAGCCACTTCAACAGTCAACCTCACCATTAA
- the Rtf2 gene encoding replication termination factor 2, which translates to MGCDGGTIPKRHELVKGPKKVEKVDKDAELVAQWNYCTLSQEILRRPIVACELGRLYNKDAVIEFLLDKSAEKALGKAASHIRSIKNVTELRLSDNPAWEGDKGNTKGDKHDDLQRARFICPVVGLEMNGRHRFCFLRCCGCVFSERALKEIKAEVCHTCGAAFQEEDIIVLNGTKEDVEMLKKRMEERRLRAKLEKKTKKPKTATECASKPGTTQDSAGPSKVKSGKPEEADPDPREKKSTPAPRGAATNGSASGKVGKPPCGALKRSIADSEESETYKSIFTSHSSAKRSKEESAHWVTHTSYCF; encoded by the exons ATGGGTTGCGACGGAGGCACCATCCCCAAGAGGCACGAGCTGGTGAAGGGGCCGAAGAAGGTCGAGAAG GTTGACAAAGACGCTGAACTGGTAGCCCAATGGAACTACTGTACCCTAAGTCAGGAAATCCTGAGGCGCCCAATAGTTGCCTGTGAGCTTGGCAG ACTGTATAACAAAGACGCGGTCATCGAGTTTCTGTTGGACAAATCTGCTGAGAAGGCCCTGGGGAAGGCGGCATCGCACATCAGAAGCATCAAG AATGTGACAGAGCTCAGGCTTTCTGACAACCCCGCCTgggaaggagataaagggaaCACCAAGGGCGACAAGCATGATGACCTCCAGAGAGCGCGGTTCATCTGCCCTGTGGTGGGCCTGGAGATGAATGGCCGGCACAG GTTTTGCTTCCTCCGATGCTGCGGTTGTGTGTTTTCTGAACGCGCCTTGAAGGAGATAAAAGCTGAAGTGTGTCACACG TGTGGGGCTGCCTTCCAGGAGGAGGACATCATTGTGCTCAATGGCACCAAGGAGGATGTGGAGATGCTGAAGAAGAGGATGGAGGAGAGGAGGCTGAGGGCCAAGCTGGAAAAG aaaacaaagaaaccgaAGACAGCGACCGAGTGTGCGTCAAAGCCGGGTACCACACAAG ATTCCGCAGGGCCATCAAAAGTGAAGTCTGGCAAGCCTGAGGAGGCGGACCCTGATCCTAGAGAGAAGAAAAGCACCCCGGCTCCCAGGGGCGCAG CAACTAATGGGAGTGCGTCTGGGAAAGTTGGCAAGCCCCCATGTGGGGCCCTGAAGAGGTCCATTGCAGACAGCGAGGAGTCTGAAACCTACAAGTCTATCTTCACCAGCCACAGCTCTGCCAAGCGCTCCAAGGAGGAGTCTGCGCACTGGGTCACCCACACATCCTACTGCTTCTGA